CACAACATGTCGTGCAAAAAATGTTGCATCAGTGGCTTTCCCGGTCTGAGAAGCCTTTGCTCGTTCAACTATGTCATCTTTGAATTCCTTGTATAGTTTCCATTCATAACCCTTCAATCTTTCTACATTTGCCTGCCCTAAATTCGAACGGATGGCACCAGGAACGACCAGTATTACATCGATTCCAAATGGTTTTAATTCCACACGTAAAGTATCCGACATTGCATGGACGCTAGCTTTTGAAGAACAATAAGAACCAGCCCATGGAGTTGGTACTTCCCCTACCACACTTCCTGTATTTACTATGCAACCGCAACCCCTCGAAGCCATGTGAGGTACAACATGTTGAGCCATCCTTAACTGCCCTAATGCGTTCACTTCGTAAGCTTTTCTAACAATCTCCAACGGAAGCTCTGCTAACGGACCAGTACTTCCTATACCAGCATTATTGACGAGTAAATCTATTTTACCGCATTTCTTTATAACTTCTGCTACTGCTGATTTTACACTCTCATCTGAAGTTACATCGAGCTCTAATGATTCGACGTTTTCTTTTGGGAGGTCCGACAGTTCGTGAATTCGGCTCGGAATATCAGTAGCAAAAACATGACATTTTTGTTCGGCAAACGCTTTACAATATTCATAACCTATACCACCTTTTGCGCAGCCGGTGATTAACACAACTTTTTGATCACCCATTTTGTTTAAATCCTACCCATTACGGTACTTTTCTGTTTCGCAGCTAATGCAAGAAGCCTTTATAAACTAGAAGCATCTCTGTTAAATCCGTCATGGTGGTTTATAGAATATGCCTTCTGGTACGTCTTTTGCGGGAAGAATATGCTAGACTAGATCAACAATCAAGCCGGCCAAGGATAGGGCTAGCTTTTGTTTTTACTTCTAAGATCATCAACGTCAAGCCGGCTTTGAATGACCGGCTTTAGATTTTCCCCATAATAATTAAGAACCATTTAATTGGCATTATTAAGGAATCATGATTTTGGGCATAcataataaagacaaaaaaggatgtgaaataacaaaattggaagtccccttaaccaaattttttttaatgacaaatctTCCTTTTTAGGATTAGTGTTAATACTAATGATTAGTTAAAATAATTCTGATTAGTGATTACTGATTAGTTTTAAGATTATTTAGTTATAAATTTGTGTGGATGaaaatttttgagtaagaaaaaaaaagttagatttttttgagaaggagaaggggaaaatgagaaaaaAGCTTGTAATTGATTCAATGGATGAGGAGGGTACACTTCTATCTAATGTTTAATttcacttttgtagcttaaaatcataaaaagtttgtgttttttcactaaggttcgacgagtctggaatatgttcggcttaatatatcagccgaacccacctggatattgacaactaatgaacagttcggcaagctgaaagtgttattattatgagccgaaccaactagttcggcttgtttaaaaatgtcataatgagccgaacctaatcCTGTGTGATCTGGACGAAAAATTACATGAGGTTCGGCTTATGTTGAGAAAATCGTAAGCGCCGAACCTTTTGGTAGTACATGGTTCGGCTATTTACATAagtattatataagccgaacctcgtaaatgtgatAATTGTTGGGGTAAGAATTTCGTATTGGTTCGACACATAAtgtgaatatcgtaatagccgaacctcgtaaatgtgctaggttcgacacatattatgattatcgaatacgccgaacccctatgcatctctatctgtgactaggttcgtcttgaaatttcatgccgaactgttcatatacatttacatgaagcttttgtgaagaacagttcggctaaaaacgcagctcaattttgagccgaacccaacaccataactgtcatttaatcgatgaaaaacaacaaataggagattgggtttgtaaacttactttcttatcctcatttccggagttggagatgcagttggttcaatttctggttcaattggtggttgattttcagtttctacaccttcatcttcaattggttcttcttcttcaattgatggattataagacgatttggtttgcctagtccctgcttttttTGTCCGAGTCATTATATAGTTGAGTTTAattgacgatcaaatttttacgaattgacaattaatcacggtgatgaatttttttttttcgcgGGAggagaagagttcggctagaggaggaagaagaagagatgttaagggaaactgattttgatattttagaaaactgatttttgatttttgtattaaggatataaaggtaattgaactacccataggataTAAGGTCATCCAAGTTAGgattattgttttgtatgcctaataagatttcagtatgcccaaaatcacgATTCTTATTAAGTTAACGGCATTCAGAGCCATGCATAGCACAGGTGGTCCAGTACCCAAAAATTCCATATGCTCATGTCTTTGGAGAACAAAGTGCTGTAtgtttttaagacaagaaatgtTACGTTAGTCAAGTGGTCCATATGCAACCCTAGCTTTCCATATATGTGAGTATGAAACGTGACAATTCAACGTTGTCCATTCACCAACTATATTGCTATCCTATAGTGTACGTATACCGAGTCTGAGAGGGAGATTTAAAGTGAAGGTACTTAACATCACCAAGAAAAATAAATTCAAATTAAAggcaaaaatctaaaaaaatttcaAGATATTTGTTATTCTTCTTCTAAGGAGACAAAACAAGGATAAGGCTACAATTTATGGGAACAGGCCTTATTGGTTTAGTCCTTTTCAATACAAAGTACATACATTATAATGACACAACCAAAACACTAACAAATGAAATATGAAATATGTCCGTCAACTCATTAATCCAAAATCAAAAGTCTCATTCCCGCTAGGGATTCTATGGAGAGGATGAggtgaaaaatattttttttttactttaccCAGGTTAAAGAAAAAGATTAATTTCGCCTATGATGTCTTTTCCGAAGTAAAATTGTGATTCAACGCGATTAAGCGCCAACTACctgttttctttttcctttttctaaTCGGCAAAAATTCTGACGtcgacgagtttcgaactcaaatCACTAGCGTCATTATTCATTAAATTTACCACTGCCATACAATGACATTGGCAAGTTCCAACTACCTTTAGGgctcaatttttttcttcaaataggTTTCCAAAGCATGTATCTCACTTAATAATCTTTAGGACAATGATCTCAATCTCATTCTCACCATCTAAGTGTACTTTAGCTTGGAGACTTAAGTTTGTGTTAATGTGATCTTGAAATTCACTCACAAAATCGATTAGTACAagaaatttgtttgttttttttttgtttgtgcaAAGGGGACCACTACTGAATTGAAGAGAAGATGGGTGAAATTTCCAGCAAACCATTAATACTATGTGTACCTCAACACCTAATGCTTTTAAGTGGTTAAAGTTTAACCCCAACTACTTACCTCAAGTGGTAAAAATACTATGAGTTAAAATTTTCCATTTAAACTTTTTCATATGTACTATATATATTACCCGTTAAGTACCTCTGTTTCTTGGGATTCAGAATTCATCaagtcccccccccccccccccccccaaccatTCAAATTGGTTGAAACTGAACTGAATTTACAGACCAGATGGTCCAGCAGAACCATGGTTCATGAAACAATCTCATTGGCTTGTTTCCCGTTGTTATATGTTCTTCTCTATTATTGACTCTCGAGTACATAAAACTATCTGAAACTCAAGTATCTCATATCCAGTTTATAATTGTTTTCTGGACCACCACCGGCAGGCATCTTTGGTGCCGAATTGTATTATCTTCCTATCATCACATTAGAATCAACCTTAAAGTCTAGCAGTATACGTGGTACCAAAAAAAATGTCCCTTAACTTGATCAAGTTTATCGGTATAGGTCCGAATCAGAGATTAGATCTGACTCAAAGTAGAAAACAAacagtctgactgctgactcggtgcgAATCAGGAGTTGTCTCAGACCCAGacaccgagtcagctgcaaacaaacaaggtgttagAGTTGCCGCGAGCTTCATTCATGAATAAACACTTATTAGAAGCTTTCATAATGGCAAAATGGTTGACAAGCACCACGAACAAGCCGCATTGAACCTGAAATTCATAATTTTGGCGAGGGGCATCTACAATGCAATTATTGTGCGAACAACAATATAAATGCAGGACTCGAGAGTCAAGTCTCCAGAGACACCAAATCAGTCCCAAAAATAAAGAATGAAGAAACTGGTTAAACATCTGACTTCGCATTTaacaaacatagacatgctcCAGAGTCCAGACTCTCCGGCAAGTGATGAGTCAAACGAAGTCAAACTGGACGGGGTTTAAGAGTCTTTAAAACCTACCTAAGTTATAGCTAGCTAGCTGCACCCTTTATAATAATAAGATGATGATTAACCAAATTCATTCACTCGTCGTGACATCATATCACATTTGTTTCTAAGGTTGGTCAAAAAATGAGATAATTTGTCAAAACAATGATATCAATTTAGTTACACTTTACAGCTCTAATGAAGCTTGCTGGACttctcaaaacaaaaaaaaattccacaCGTAAGACAAAAATATATATGACTACACAGTTGTGGTTAATTTTGGAGCGTAGTAACTCGATAAAAATTCCATTCCTCCCCCCTGGTACAGAAAACATCtccgtgttgttgttgttgtttatccCAAATTTTAATGATGGAAAAATTAGTTGAAGCTACAAACTATAGACTAGATAAGAGTACGAGAGTGAATGAATGCTGTTAATTTTGTATAGGTGATAATTTTCAAGGAGCATCACGTGTGAACTCACACAAAATCCAAACAAAATCTAATGCAAGATCATAGACAACAGTAGGAGAGGTCAGCAGCTATAAGAATAGTGATAGCAACTAATTTTGAGAGTGACAAGAGAAGTTAcagtagtagtagtagtgttATTAAGATGATGTATAGTCTGCCTGTCTTATGTCCCTAGAGCAAAAGAAAATGCCCACAGATACATAGATTGATAGCTCACATGACATTCTTTACTTTTAAAGTTTCCATCCATCCTCCATTAAAGCAGCCCTCCTGCAACAAGCTTTTTCTCCTCTTAAGACTATTAACTGCACTAGTAATACAAATAAATGGATGTAATGTCACTTCAATTTCTACTTCTAAATCTAGCCCACATTGGATTTTTCTCCCAATTAGATAAAGAAACCAAAGAAAatgcaaaaaggaagaagaaacaaTACCCCCTAATCTTCTTCCTTAATGTCTTTCACAAATTTTGTATCCAACAAAGAGTAGGGATTTGAAAAGGAGGACATTTGTTTGCTACAAATTGAACATttttaggtggtggtggtgggtagtAAGAGGAATTCAAAGCCTCTACTCTTATTTCGTCTTAAATTTGTATGTGACCACAACAAGACCCTGAAAAAAACAATTCAATTGCTTtcctctttaatttttttttttttttttttttttttttgttccatcAATTTTCATTTAAGGGATCCATATTGAGAGTACAAAACAGAGGCCCATGCATCTTTTGACTTTACTACTAACAAGGTTAAGAAAAAGATGTTCATCTAACCTATTTAATTTCTCTAAGTACAGCAACCTATCAACATACATAAGAGAAATTCTCTAATTTAATCACGTATATCAGGCTTTGACATCATACATACACTAGTGCCAATGCGATACCTGTTTCTTTCACATTTTTTGGTTCGAGGAGAATATTGTTCTTGATGTTTGGTTATGCCCATTATTATTAAGGATGTCTCTCAGACGGGAACACTTTTAATGGGTCCTCTAGGAGTTTTACAGCTCCAGTGAGAAAATATAAACTCAGCCAGCCCAATCTTTAAGGGGTTGGAAACAAAGGCATGAGAGAATTCCGACAAACCACTTCATAGTATCTAGCAGCATATGCTAACTCAGTCAAGTTGCCAGTAAATAAAGGAACCCATCTACAAGCAAACCAGACTACTTGTAAGTTACAGATTACAGCTGCTTCATTCCTGACATCCATTTTCTTGCAGACTAGACTACGGTAAAAACACAATAACCAAAACAAACAACTGATAAACAGCAATTAGATTTTAGATGAAGGGTTGAGGCCTTGAGGGTTGTATTCTTTTCAAGACTATATAACCCATTCACAAATGCAAGCCCAAAATTAATTACCCAACAAGAATTCACCATTATTCAATCAGAACCAAAAATGCTCTCTAAAGACTAAAGAGGAAGAGACAAACAACGGTGCATACTGCCAAATTTAAGATTTCTAAGGGTTATTTCAGACAATATCTATAACCATGTACTTATTATGCCACCAATGATATAATAGACATAAATAATAAGATCCAATTTGcaaaattatataaataaacttcTTTACAAAGAAGATCACTATCCTCCATAGTCGCGGATAAGCGGAAAAGAAAATCTAACTCAACTTTGATTAAAAGTTAGTTATGTCAAGAGAGTTAAAACTGTATT
This DNA window, taken from Papaver somniferum cultivar HN1 chromosome 3, ASM357369v1, whole genome shotgun sequence, encodes the following:
- the LOC113359696 gene encoding short-chain dehydrogenase cctT-like, with the translated sequence MGDQKVVLITGCAKGGIGYEYCKAFAEQKCHVFATDIPSRIHELSDLPKENVESLELDVTSDESVKSAVAEVIKKCGKIDLLVNNAGIGSTGPLAELPLEIVRKAYEVNALGQLRMAQHVVPHMASRGCGCIVNTGSVVGEVPTPWAGSYCSSKASVHAMSDTLRVELKPFGIDVILVVPGAIRSNLGQANVERLKGYEWKLYKEFKDDIVERAKASQTGKATDATFFARHVVKKVSSPKPPKQIVFGHMTCLFALLSWSPLWVRDQFFSNRFNLNKKSKL